The Lutibacter sp. Hel_I_33_5 genome has a window encoding:
- a CDS encoding RagB/SusD family nutrient uptake outer membrane protein: MKNKLNLIKKPIALLLCSLLLFVSCGDINDTPNEALIDPANLTSVNSLKLATIGMFKTITSATRRTNSFQNAFGGDDITSSAANNKLRFQTMDKRTFDNSNEDLIWQWGRPYSVIEATNFILENESNIETKSLDEKNQLNLFIGEAYFVRAYFYFELTNNFGKIPLVLSTQLDSKTPKSEIIDVYKQIESDLLKAESLLPNKHPDVSVGIKPNKGSAKAILAKLYMHWAGWPLKGGTDMYKKAATKAKEVINNAGTHGFALVSDMNTLWTEEESERLNSEIVWGAAHAQHVDNHFSNRVTGSVAFPTEAGGWNEIFSEIKYFEDFPAGPRKDATFITEIKIIREDKLLPDGTDRTTPLPLGTIVSWEDLDTGARPMFKKAIGQGDITLINPRNSNTRITSYFMRYSDLLLLYAEAEGRSGGNSPDAWRAINDVRDRAYGVGNHNDDRSAGLAETAFKERKWELGGEFKRWYDLVRMERVESILTANRSPRESIDKVISGWGDLSPNNYFVPIPQEEIDRAPHLAD, from the coding sequence ATGAAAAATAAACTTAACTTAATTAAGAAACCTATAGCATTACTTTTATGTAGCTTATTGTTGTTTGTATCTTGTGGAGATATAAACGATACGCCAAATGAAGCATTAATTGATCCAGCGAATTTAACTAGTGTAAATAGTTTAAAACTAGCAACTATTGGAATGTTTAAAACTATTACTTCTGCTACCAGAAGAACTAATTCATTTCAAAATGCTTTTGGAGGCGATGATATTACTAGCTCTGCAGCTAATAATAAACTTAGGTTTCAAACAATGGACAAAAGAACCTTTGATAATAGTAATGAGGATTTAATATGGCAATGGGGAAGACCTTATTCTGTTATAGAAGCAACAAATTTTATTCTTGAAAATGAATCAAATATAGAAACTAAAAGCTTAGACGAAAAAAATCAATTAAATCTTTTTATTGGTGAAGCATACTTTGTTAGAGCATATTTTTACTTTGAATTAACAAATAATTTCGGTAAAATTCCTTTAGTACTAAGTACTCAATTAGATTCGAAAACACCTAAATCTGAAATAATTGATGTTTATAAACAAATTGAATCTGATTTATTGAAAGCAGAATCACTACTTCCAAACAAACATCCTGATGTATCTGTTGGTATAAAACCAAATAAAGGTTCCGCTAAAGCTATCCTAGCAAAATTGTATATGCATTGGGCAGGTTGGCCATTAAAAGGAGGTACAGACATGTACAAAAAGGCAGCAACTAAAGCGAAAGAAGTTATTAATAACGCAGGTACACATGGTTTTGCTTTGGTTAGTGACATGAACACATTATGGACAGAAGAGGAATCTGAAAGGTTGAATTCTGAAATTGTATGGGGAGCTGCACACGCGCAACATGTCGACAACCACTTTTCAAATAGAGTTACTGGTAGCGTTGCATTTCCTACCGAAGCTGGTGGATGGAATGAAATTTTTTCTGAAATAAAATATTTTGAAGATTTTCCTGCTGGCCCAAGAAAAGATGCAACATTTATAACAGAAATAAAAATAATAAGGGAAGATAAGTTATTACCAGACGGCACAGACAGAACAACACCACTACCGTTAGGAACGATTGTTAGTTGGGAAGATTTAGATACAGGTGCACGTCCAATGTTTAAAAAAGCCATCGGTCAAGGAGATATTACATTAATTAATCCTAGAAATAGTAATACACGTATAACAAGTTATTTTATGAGATATTCAGATTTACTATTACTATATGCTGAAGCAGAAGGTAGGTCAGGCGGTAACTCTCCTGATGCTTGGAGAGCTATAAATGATGTAAGAGATAGAGCTTATGGTGTTGGAAATCATAATGATGATAGAAGTGCCGGCTTAGCAGAAACTGCTTTTAAGGAACGCAAATGGGAACTTGGAGGTGAGTTCAAGCGTTGGTATGATTTAGTTAGAATGGAAAGAGTTGAGTCAATTCTTACAGCAAATAGATCTCCAAGAGAATCTATTGATAAAGTTATATCTGGTTGGGGAGACTTATCTCCAAATAATTACTTTGTGCCTATTCCTCAAGAAGAAATTGATAGAGCACCACATTTAGCAGACTAA
- a CDS encoding two-component regulator propeller domain-containing protein, whose amino-acid sequence MKNIRYTTFFICYFLFLSVFGQEESTFKSIKFKHFSLKDGLSQSSVLSITQDSDGFLWFGTRDGLNKYDAYSFKTFRHHQEDSTSISNNYIKTLFEDPNGNLWIGTQNGLNKYNKENDSFKKIHLNNSNSINAEIWNIISFDKENILVGTNKGINKININTEKADDSFPKISTPIRALFIDSNRNLWVKSVNNVEVYNLNDKEQEKRSYKLDKTEELTSNRVSSIYEDRQNNIWIGYKNGLAIYNKEKDSFDLFKLNNKPVISEHVRDIHEDYLGNLWIGTYDGVYIFNKTKTQVKYIQHQENDPNSLSQNSVYKIFEDSKGDIWVGTYAGGINYYDRSFDSFKLFSSGTTNSLNYKVVSSIVEDNQHNLWIGTEGGGINFYNKKTGDFKHYTKNNSQRSLSTNNVKAILKDNDDNLWIGTHDGGLNFLNTKKEPFSFEKFRNNPNDTLSLSNDRVVVLHEDSNKNIWIGTSGGGINTLNKKRKNIKRLPALSTTVGDYIYTITNSTDKNYIYIGGDKGLCKTDINTLKVEKIDFQQNKKNNNTLSVFEDENKNLWIGTEGDGLYYYDSKTKESTKYGTTNGLLSEIVYGILPDDDGSIWLSTNKGLSKFDIKNFQIKNFDVSDGIQGNEFNYGAYLKGYNGDLYFGGANGLTAFNPNKITENSFVPPVLITDVLINNQPYKKKYKEKITLTHDQNVFGFNFIALSYSKANKNQFAYKLEGFDKDWNYVGTRKSTVYTNIDAGTYTFRVKASNSDRLWNEKGAELKVRILPAPWKTWWAYLIYIIGAACLLYLFRKYYLIRIKEKNELKKEREEKEQIEEVNALKLQLFTNISHDFRTPLTLIIGPLEKMINEQKGDSFIKEQHSVMHRNAMVLLQLINQLLDFRKNESGQLKLKASKNNIVSFINEIKISFNELAKAKNINFNLDTSDENIKVWFDKIKLKKIMYNLLSNAFKNTNDGGEISIKISTKEKKDTKYIQLDIEDTGKGISKENVKYIFDRFYQLGQKSNTQLGTGIGLSLTKSLVNLHNGKITVKSTKGKGSVFTVTLPLGKSHLKKNQLVNDKNLIENSTSQFLNPIHQATPQTINNDISKNQVDNTLSTLLIVEDNPEVRSLLKSIFNNNYNIVEAENGKIALELAIEKSIDLILSDVMMPEMDGIELCQNIKSNIKTSHIPVVLLTAKTSKKSQDSGFQTGADSYILKPFDPKTLSLRIDNLINSRKNLISKFRKELITKPKEIVATSADEKFLAKALEIVENNLSNPDFSVIDLTEKLNMSRSVLYRKIKALTGQSIAEFIRTIKLKRAGQLITSKTDMNISEIAYELGFNDLKHFRKLFKKQYNELPSQYRVNHTK is encoded by the coding sequence ATGAAAAATATTAGGTATACTACTTTTTTTATATGTTACTTCCTCTTTTTATCAGTCTTTGGACAGGAAGAAAGCACTTTTAAGTCGATAAAATTTAAGCATTTTTCTCTTAAAGATGGTCTTTCTCAAAGCTCTGTTTTATCTATAACTCAAGATAGTGATGGCTTCTTATGGTTTGGTACAAGAGACGGACTTAATAAGTATGATGCCTATTCGTTTAAAACTTTTAGACATCATCAAGAAGATTCTACCTCTATAAGTAATAATTATATAAAAACTCTTTTTGAAGATCCAAATGGGAATTTGTGGATAGGCACTCAAAACGGTCTTAACAAATACAATAAAGAGAATGACTCATTTAAAAAAATTCACTTAAACAATTCGAACAGTATTAATGCTGAAATATGGAATATTATATCATTCGATAAGGAAAATATCCTTGTTGGAACAAATAAGGGTATTAATAAAATAAACATCAATACAGAAAAAGCTGATGATAGTTTTCCAAAAATCTCAACTCCAATAAGGGCATTATTTATTGATAGTAATAGAAATTTATGGGTAAAATCAGTAAATAATGTAGAGGTTTATAATTTAAATGATAAAGAGCAAGAAAAAAGATCTTATAAATTAGACAAAACAGAAGAACTAACATCAAATAGAGTTTCTTCTATTTACGAAGATCGACAAAACAACATTTGGATTGGTTATAAAAACGGTTTAGCTATTTATAATAAAGAAAAAGATAGTTTCGATCTTTTTAAACTAAATAACAAACCTGTTATCTCCGAACACGTAAGAGACATACATGAAGACTATCTTGGAAACTTATGGATAGGAACTTATGATGGAGTATATATTTTTAACAAAACAAAAACACAAGTTAAATATATTCAACACCAAGAAAATGATCCTAATAGCCTAAGTCAAAATTCTGTATATAAAATTTTTGAAGACAGCAAAGGAGATATTTGGGTAGGAACTTATGCTGGTGGAATTAATTATTATGATAGAAGTTTTGATTCATTTAAACTTTTTTCTTCAGGAACAACAAACTCATTAAATTATAAAGTTGTTAGCTCAATCGTAGAAGACAACCAACACAACTTGTGGATAGGTACTGAAGGTGGAGGGATAAACTTTTATAATAAAAAAACAGGGGACTTTAAACACTACACAAAAAACAACTCTCAAAGAAGCCTTAGTACAAATAATGTAAAAGCAATTTTAAAAGATAATGACGATAATCTTTGGATAGGAACACATGATGGAGGATTAAATTTTTTAAATACTAAAAAAGAACCTTTTTCTTTTGAAAAATTCAGAAATAACCCGAATGATACATTGTCACTTAGTAATGACAGAGTAGTTGTATTACATGAAGATTCAAATAAAAATATTTGGATTGGAACTTCAGGTGGCGGAATAAACACACTAAACAAAAAAAGAAAAAACATTAAAAGACTTCCTGCCTTATCTACTACTGTTGGAGATTATATTTATACAATCACAAACTCAACTGATAAAAACTATATATATATCGGAGGTGACAAAGGATTATGCAAAACTGATATAAACACTCTTAAAGTTGAAAAAATAGATTTTCAACAAAACAAAAAAAACAACAATACACTTTCTGTTTTCGAGGATGAAAATAAAAATTTATGGATTGGTACCGAAGGTGATGGTTTGTATTATTACGATTCAAAAACCAAAGAAAGCACAAAGTATGGAACAACCAATGGTCTATTAAGTGAAATTGTTTACGGGATCTTACCTGATGATGATGGGAGTATTTGGCTAAGTACTAATAAAGGTTTAAGTAAATTTGATATAAAAAACTTCCAAATAAAAAACTTTGACGTATCTGACGGCATTCAAGGAAATGAATTTAATTACGGAGCCTATTTAAAAGGATATAATGGAGATTTATACTTTGGAGGTGCAAACGGTTTAACTGCATTTAATCCTAATAAAATTACAGAAAACTCATTTGTACCACCTGTACTTATTACCGATGTATTAATCAACAATCAACCCTACAAAAAGAAGTATAAAGAAAAAATAACATTAACACATGATCAAAATGTTTTTGGCTTTAATTTTATTGCATTAAGTTATTCAAAAGCAAATAAAAATCAATTCGCCTATAAATTAGAAGGTTTTGATAAAGACTGGAATTATGTAGGCACAAGGAAATCAACAGTATATACAAATATAGACGCTGGCACTTACACTTTTAGAGTAAAAGCATCTAATAGCGATCGATTATGGAATGAAAAAGGAGCTGAATTAAAAGTTAGAATTCTTCCTGCACCATGGAAAACTTGGTGGGCTTATTTGATTTATATTATTGGAGCTGCATGTTTGCTTTATTTATTTAGAAAATATTATTTAATTAGAATAAAAGAAAAAAACGAACTTAAAAAAGAACGTGAAGAAAAAGAGCAGATTGAAGAAGTAAATGCTTTAAAACTACAATTATTCACGAATATTTCTCATGATTTCAGAACACCTTTAACATTAATTATTGGTCCTTTAGAAAAAATGATTAATGAGCAAAAAGGGGATTCTTTTATCAAAGAACAACATTCTGTAATGCACAGAAATGCAATGGTTTTGCTACAACTTATTAATCAATTATTAGATTTTAGAAAAAACGAATCTGGTCAACTTAAATTAAAAGCTTCTAAAAATAATATTGTTTCATTTATTAATGAGATTAAAATTTCTTTTAATGAATTAGCTAAAGCAAAAAATATAAATTTCAACTTAGATACTTCTGATGAAAACATAAAAGTTTGGTTTGATAAAATTAAACTAAAGAAAATAATGTATAATTTATTATCTAATGCATTTAAGAACACAAATGATGGTGGAGAAATTTCTATAAAAATCTCAACAAAAGAAAAAAAAGACACAAAGTATATTCAATTAGATATAGAAGATACAGGCAAAGGTATTTCTAAAGAAAATGTAAAATATATTTTTGATCGCTTTTACCAATTAGGACAAAAATCAAATACCCAACTAGGTACTGGTATTGGTTTATCTTTAACAAAAAGTTTGGTAAACTTACATAACGGAAAAATAACTGTAAAAAGCACAAAAGGAAAAGGATCTGTATTTACAGTAACATTACCTCTTGGTAAATCACATCTAAAAAAGAATCAATTAGTAAATGATAAAAATTTAATTGAAAACAGCACCTCACAATTTCTTAATCCGATTCATCAAGCAACTCCTCAAACAATAAATAACGATATTTCAAAAAATCAAGTAGATAATACTTTATCTACACTGCTTATTGTAGAAGACAACCCAGAAGTTAGATCTTTACTTAAAAGCATATTTAATAACAACTACAATATTGTTGAAGCCGAAAACGGAAAAATTGCATTAGAATTAGCAATAGAAAAATCTATTGATTTAATTTTAAGTGATGTAATGATGCCTGAAATGGATGGAATTGAGCTATGTCAAAATATAAAATCTAATATAAAAACCAGCCATATTCCAGTTGTGTTATTGACAGCTAAAACATCAAAAAAATCACAAGATTCTGGCTTTCAAACTGGAGCAGACTCTTATATACTGAAACCATTTGACCCTAAAACATTAAGCTTAAGAATTGACAACCTTATCAATTCAAGAAAAAACTTAATCTCTAAATTCAGAAAAGAATTAATTACCAAACCTAAAGAAATTGTAGCTACTTCTGCTGATGAAAAATTCTTAGCAAAAGCGTTAGAAATTGTTGAAAATAATTTATCGAATCCTGATTTTTCTGTAATTGATCTTACAGAAAAATTAAATATGAGTAGATCTGTTCTATACAGAAAAATTAAAGCATTAACAGGGCAGTCAATTGCAGAATTTATCAGGACTATTAAATTAAAAAGAGCTGGCCAATTAATAACTTCAAAAACAGACATGAATATTTCTGAAATAGCTTATGAATTAGGTTTTAATGATTTAAAACATTTTAGAAAACTCTTTAAAAAACAATATAATGAGCTCCCCTCTCAATATAGAGTAAATCACACAAAATAA
- a CDS encoding TonB-dependent receptor, translating into MKNESKFFLKKIKNSVVLYISIFIIGLSTNATFAQSKVVKGTVKDDTGEVVPGASVFEKGTSNGTSTDFDGNYSLKVSESATLTFSYVGYAAKEVLVGNQTNINVTLISNNSLDEVVVIGYGSVRKSDLTGAISSVGAKDFEKQPLFRAEDALQGRAAGVQISKNSGAPGAELKIRIRGNNSITRGNQPLVVVDGVFGADLRAVDSNDIESIQILKDASATAIYGVQGSNGVILVTTKKGRGKAKISVSSYTSFSEVPRFVDKLSPEEFAQINGETLIGSGTDYQKEYFKTGITSNTQLSLRGKSDNVGYFISTSILDQEGIDINSGYERYNLRSNTNVDVNENLKIGLNINGTVENYFNLLSNGSRTSTDNRAGINALIGWDPLTPVTDENGSYNLTSTNNLASQFVNPIAVRRESERKNTKTTINTNLNINYKLNEDLTLNLSGSYLHRGSFTRNYIGVQPGLDPLRPSNSGAGYSSRTSIQGTSTLNWVKEFGKHRIEALAGFEIISRYTKRFSGSVGDIDDPFDTKEFYLVDQFPLNEKGYSNDLDKRFIRSLFARVQYVFNDNLLITATVRRDQAGVFVGKNQVGIFPSGAIAYKLDEILPEDSFINSLKLRMSYGETGNQGASFGDTTPKFEERTINFPLDGINADNGGLVLGSPANGNLVWETTRQAGLGFDMSMFDNRVNLTADVYYKRTSDLFLDVDLPTFLGLDHANNLGGNINIKKFIDNVGQVSNKGLEISINGNIIENDKLTWSSSVNFSMNRNNVDKLDGVQTEIFVNPAGRSGSTNGAMAIVKVGEPLGLFHGVTFLGTIKSAESGLGKPAGGVKYITDDTNSSITGIIGNPNPDYTLGFSNTLTYGNLDFSFLINTTQGFDVLNLTRGVNSLNVDNPTWGDYRDRWTPENETDIPVTGTNFINSTRYVEDGSFIRLSNVSLGYNLKNMINGFNLVRVYASGQNLFTITDYTGYDPEVSSTTVNSSTGASIDWGAYPNPRTITIGINLEF; encoded by the coding sequence ATGAAAAATGAGTCTAAATTTTTCTTAAAAAAGATTAAAAACTCTGTAGTACTCTATATCTCTATTTTTATAATAGGACTAAGTACAAATGCTACTTTTGCTCAAAGTAAAGTTGTTAAAGGTACTGTAAAAGATGATACTGGAGAAGTTGTACCTGGAGCAAGTGTTTTCGAAAAAGGCACTTCAAACGGTACTTCAACGGATTTTGATGGAAACTATTCTTTAAAAGTAAGTGAAAGTGCAACATTAACTTTTTCTTACGTTGGTTACGCTGCTAAAGAAGTTTTAGTTGGAAACCAAACGAACATCAATGTTACATTAATCAGCAATAATTCACTTGATGAAGTAGTTGTTATTGGTTATGGTTCTGTAAGGAAATCCGATCTGACCGGCGCAATCTCTAGTGTTGGAGCAAAAGATTTTGAAAAACAACCTTTATTTAGAGCTGAAGACGCTTTACAAGGAAGAGCTGCTGGTGTTCAAATAAGTAAAAACTCTGGAGCACCTGGAGCTGAATTAAAGATACGTATTCGTGGAAACAACTCAATAACAAGAGGAAATCAACCCTTAGTTGTTGTTGATGGTGTATTTGGAGCAGATCTAAGAGCTGTTGATTCAAACGATATTGAATCTATACAAATTTTAAAAGATGCATCCGCAACAGCAATCTATGGAGTTCAAGGGTCTAATGGGGTAATTTTAGTTACAACCAAAAAAGGACGAGGTAAAGCAAAAATAAGTGTGTCATCTTATACTAGTTTTTCTGAAGTTCCGCGTTTTGTGGATAAATTAAGCCCTGAAGAATTTGCACAAATAAATGGAGAAACACTAATTGGATCAGGGACAGATTATCAAAAAGAATATTTTAAAACTGGTATAACTAGTAATACTCAATTATCTCTTAGAGGAAAAAGTGATAATGTTGGTTATTTTATTTCTACTAGTATTTTAGATCAAGAAGGTATTGACATTAATTCTGGTTATGAAAGATATAATTTAAGATCGAATACAAATGTTGATGTAAATGAAAACCTTAAAATTGGACTGAATATTAATGGTACCGTAGAAAATTATTTTAATTTATTATCTAACGGATCTAGAACATCTACAGACAATAGAGCTGGTATTAATGCTCTAATAGGATGGGATCCATTAACGCCAGTAACAGATGAAAATGGAAGTTATAATTTAACATCTACAAATAACTTAGCTTCTCAATTTGTCAACCCAATTGCGGTTAGAAGAGAATCTGAAAGAAAAAATACTAAAACAACAATTAACACCAATTTAAATATTAATTATAAGTTAAATGAAGATTTAACATTAAACTTATCTGGTTCATATTTACATAGAGGGAGTTTTACAAGGAACTATATTGGTGTACAACCTGGATTAGATCCTTTAAGACCTTCTAATTCTGGTGCAGGTTACAGCTCTCGAACATCTATCCAAGGAACTTCAACTTTAAATTGGGTAAAAGAATTTGGTAAGCACAGAATTGAAGCATTAGCAGGTTTTGAAATAATATCAAGATACACCAAAAGGTTTAGTGGTAGTGTTGGTGATATAGATGACCCATTTGACACTAAAGAGTTTTATCTTGTAGATCAATTCCCTTTAAATGAGAAAGGGTACTCTAATGATTTAGACAAAAGATTTATCCGTTCTTTATTCGCAAGAGTTCAGTATGTTTTTAATGATAATTTATTAATTACAGCTACAGTTAGACGTGATCAAGCTGGAGTCTTTGTAGGAAAAAATCAAGTTGGTATTTTCCCTTCTGGTGCTATTGCTTATAAGCTTGACGAAATACTGCCTGAAGATTCTTTCATTAATTCATTAAAATTAAGGATGAGTTATGGTGAAACTGGTAATCAAGGTGCAAGCTTTGGAGATACAACTCCTAAGTTTGAAGAACGTACTATAAATTTCCCATTAGATGGAATAAATGCAGATAATGGTGGATTAGTTTTAGGAAGTCCCGCAAATGGAAATTTAGTTTGGGAAACTACAAGACAAGCTGGCTTAGGTTTTGACATGTCTATGTTTGATAATAGAGTAAATTTAACCGCAGATGTTTATTACAAAAGAACTTCAGATTTATTTTTAGATGTTGATTTACCAACATTTTTAGGCTTAGATCACGCAAATAATCTTGGAGGAAACATAAATATTAAAAAATTTATTGATAATGTAGGACAAGTTTCTAATAAAGGGTTAGAAATAAGCATAAATGGAAATATTATAGAGAATGACAAATTAACATGGAGTTCATCTGTAAACTTTTCTATGAATAGAAATAACGTAGACAAATTAGACGGAGTTCAAACTGAAATATTTGTAAATCCAGCCGGAAGAAGTGGTTCAACAAATGGGGCAATGGCAATTGTTAAAGTTGGAGAACCTTTGGGACTATTTCATGGTGTTACTTTTCTTGGAACTATTAAATCGGCAGAGTCTGGTCTTGGTAAACCTGCGGGTGGAGTTAAATATATTACTGATGACACTAATTCATCCATTACTGGCATTATTGGTAACCCTAATCCAGATTACACACTAGGTTTTAGTAATACATTAACTTATGGTAATTTAGACTTTAGTTTTCTTATAAATACAACACAAGGATTTGATGTATTAAACTTAACTAGAGGAGTAAATTCATTAAATGTTGATAATCCTACATGGGGAGATTATAGAGATAGATGGACACCAGAAAATGAAACTGACATTCCAGTTACTGGTACTAACTTTATTAATTCAACCAGATATGTTGAAGATGGTAGTTTTATTAGGTTAAGTAATGTGTCTTTAGGGTATAATTTAAAAAATATGATTAACGGATTTAATTTAGTTCGTGTATATGCAAGTGGACAAAATTTATTTACAATTACTGATTATACAGGTTACGACCCTGAGGTAAGTTCTACAACGGTTAATTCATCTACTGGAGCTTCTATAGATTGGGGAGCATACCCTAACCCAAGAACAATAACCATTGGTATCAATTTAGAATTTTAA